One genomic region from Puniceicoccaceae bacterium encodes:
- a CDS encoding 5'-3' exonuclease H3TH domain-containing protein: MIYLIDGYNLVFRSFYAIRELRRSDGFPTNAIHGWVKTLWYLQDRADCDRLIVFFDRGADEREELLPEYKKNRKETPPELEAQVPWIKELTHLMGLSIVEKEGVEADDLIGAYASQYASESNPVVIVSADKDLAQCLNAHVHQLLPPPTANPRLGWRMMTVDRVPERLGVPAERVADYLALVGDTADNIPGLPGVGPKTAAKWLLEHGDLETIIAKANYLTPPRFQGLVAQSAERLRMNLKLTTLDCSHEVNCDQVPPVQLEQLEQKLLELEMKRSAVDVRKRYALK, from the coding sequence ATGATTTATCTGATCGACGGTTACAATCTGGTGTTTCGCAGCTTTTATGCCATCCGCGAACTCCGGCGTTCGGATGGGTTTCCCACAAATGCCATTCACGGTTGGGTCAAGACGCTATGGTATTTACAGGATCGTGCGGATTGTGATCGCCTGATCGTGTTTTTTGACCGAGGCGCGGATGAACGGGAGGAATTGTTGCCTGAATACAAAAAAAACCGAAAGGAAACACCACCTGAATTGGAAGCACAGGTGCCCTGGATCAAGGAGCTTACACATCTGATGGGGCTGTCCATCGTGGAAAAGGAGGGTGTCGAGGCGGATGATTTGATCGGTGCCTATGCCAGTCAGTATGCAAGTGAATCGAATCCGGTTGTGATTGTCAGCGCTGACAAGGATCTTGCGCAGTGCCTCAATGCTCACGTTCACCAGCTCCTGCCACCTCCGACGGCCAATCCTCGGTTGGGCTGGCGCATGATGACGGTGGACAGGGTTCCAGAGCGATTGGGTGTCCCTGCGGAACGTGTGGCTGACTACCTGGCATTGGTGGGCGACACTGCAGACAATATTCCGGGGCTTCCCGGGGTTGGCCCAAAGACTGCAGCAAAGTGGCTGCTCGAACACGGTGATCTGGAAACCATCATCGCGAAGGCAAACTATTTGACACCTCCGCGCTTTCAGGGACTGGTTGCCCAGAGCGCTGAGCGCCTGCGCATGAATCTCAAGCTCACGACGTTGGACTGCAGTCACGAGGTGAACTGTGATCAGGTCCCTCCGGTGCAGCTGGAGCAGCTGGAGCAAAAGCTGCTGGAACTGGAGATGAAGCGTTCCGCTGTAGATGTTCGAAAACGATATGCCTTAAAGTGA